Proteins encoded in a region of the Desulfobotulus mexicanus genome:
- a CDS encoding integration host factor subunit alpha, giving the protein MALTKNDIVERISSTGFNKKKSVDIVETLLMIMKDQLAEGNDVLISGFGKFCVKEKNARRGRNPATGSDLILRPRRVVTFKCSGKLRDSINGPES; this is encoded by the coding sequence ATGGCGCTGACCAAAAATGACATCGTGGAAAGAATCAGCAGTACAGGCTTCAACAAAAAAAAATCCGTGGATATTGTTGAGACCCTGCTGATGATTATGAAAGACCAGCTGGCAGAAGGCAATGACGTACTGATTTCCGGTTTCGGAAAATTCTGCGTCAAAGAAAAGAATGCCCGCAGGGGACGCAATCCTGCCACGGGCAGTGATCTTATTCTCCGGCCCCGAAGGGTTGTAACCTTTAAATGTTCCGGCAAGCTCAGGGATTCCATCAACGGTCCGGAATCCTGA
- a CDS encoding PAS domain-containing sensor histidine kinase: protein MWFYLKGGLAGAARSASCIGLRWKNYFSGGTGRGFEDDQAALVRDRTSLILVLAALLFPFFTVTDWAYYPDKIWRLIPLRFGTGLACLMLFWVNRRIDLGFQSARLAFAGFHVCAFAMIIIVVVTDGYRTSYYAGFLMVIVAFSSIMALPSRMMLPHLFIPYLFYTLVILWKSGAEQISLFFLSHILVLVTLGICLMAAETNHRLRIKEYKTRKALEETKMKLQKQARELAERVAESRMRYRHLVERMNDCLGVSGPDGEIVYVNDRMCELLAFSREEMLGRHFSDFIDGTAKIRVKNEFEKRKTGQRSAYEACLVDKSGNSIPVIISAEALLDEKGAFQGSFAVITDISQQKRAERRIAQLTHELLRALENERHRIARDLHDHVAQDLSSLRIAFEDMAMQLESGSPIRRQTSHLSRRLQDAIRDLREIAYALRPPDLDTLGLPRTIYRYCQEFSEYTGIPVNFVTAGMEGSARDFDREINLYRLVQEALANIRKHAGATNVDIRLIASHPEIILRIRDNGVGFDSEIRESSVSSERGMGLKGMAERVALLGGRFEIRSRPGEGCCISVWIPMEVAGERPDLVLDYFPDELTG from the coding sequence ATGTGGTTTTATTTAAAAGGTGGCCTTGCAGGGGCTGCAAGGTCAGCTTCCTGCATAGGCCTCAGATGGAAAAATTATTTTAGTGGTGGGACAGGCAGAGGGTTTGAGGATGATCAGGCAGCTCTGGTAAGGGACCGGACCAGCCTGATCCTTGTGCTTGCAGCGCTGCTTTTTCCTTTCTTTACAGTTACGGACTGGGCCTATTATCCCGATAAAATATGGCGCCTTATCCCTTTGCGCTTTGGGACAGGCCTGGCATGCCTGATGCTTTTCTGGGTCAACCGGCGCATAGATCTGGGCTTTCAAAGTGCAAGGCTAGCCTTTGCCGGATTTCATGTCTGCGCCTTTGCAATGATCATCATTGTTGTTGTTACAGATGGTTACCGGACTTCCTATTATGCCGGTTTTCTCATGGTCATTGTGGCTTTTTCTTCCATCATGGCCCTGCCCTCGCGCATGATGCTTCCCCACCTTTTTATACCTTATCTTTTTTATACTCTTGTGATTCTTTGGAAAAGCGGGGCGGAACAGATTTCGCTTTTTTTTCTAAGTCATATTCTGGTTCTGGTGACCCTTGGGATCTGTCTCATGGCTGCTGAGACCAATCATCGTCTGCGTATTAAGGAATATAAGACCAGAAAAGCCCTTGAAGAAACCAAGATGAAATTACAGAAACAGGCCAGAGAACTGGCCGAAAGGGTGGCTGAATCCCGCATGCGTTACCGGCACCTTGTGGAGCGCATGAATGATTGCCTGGGAGTTTCCGGTCCCGATGGAGAAATTGTTTATGTAAATGACCGCATGTGTGAGCTTCTGGCTTTTTCAAGGGAAGAAATGCTGGGCCGTCATTTTTCTGATTTCATTGATGGGACTGCAAAAATAAGGGTTAAAAATGAGTTTGAAAAAAGAAAAACAGGACAACGCAGTGCCTATGAGGCCTGCCTGGTGGATAAGAGCGGAAACAGCATACCTGTGATTATTTCTGCAGAAGCCCTTCTGGATGAAAAGGGGGCTTTTCAGGGTAGTTTTGCGGTTATTACGGATATTTCTCAACAAAAACGTGCGGAGCGCCGTATTGCACAGCTTACCCATGAACTGCTGCGGGCCCTTGAGAATGAAAGACACAGGATAGCCAGAGATCTGCATGATCATGTGGCTCAGGATCTTTCATCCTTACGCATAGCCTTTGAAGACATGGCCATGCAGCTTGAATCCGGATCACCCATACGCCGTCAGACTTCCCACCTTTCGCGACGTCTGCAGGATGCCATTCGGGATTTAAGGGAAATTGCCTATGCCCTTCGTCCGCCGGATCTCGATACCCTGGGACTTCCACGGACCATTTACCGATATTGTCAGGAGTTTTCCGAGTACACGGGTATTCCGGTGAATTTTGTTACAGCAGGTATGGAAGGTTCGGCCAGGGATTTTGACAGGGAAATCAACCTTTACCGTCTTGTGCAGGAAGCTTTGGCAAATATACGTAAGCATGCAGGGGCCACTAATGTGGATATCCGGCTGATTGCCTCCCATCCGGAGATTATTCTGCGTATTCGTGATAATGGTGTGGGCTTTGATTCGGAAATACGGGAAAGTTCCGTATCTTCGGAAAGGGGAATGGGACTTAAGGGGATGGCAGAGCGTGTGGCCCTTCTGGGAGGACGCTTTGAGATCCGTTCCCGCCCCGGTGAAGGCTGTTGTATTTCGGTATGGATCCCCATGGAAGTAGCTGGAGAGAGGCCGGATCTTGTTTTGGATTATTTTCCTGATGAGCTTACGGGATGA
- a CDS encoding phosphoribosyltransferase, with protein METVHEKQYISAGQMEQDCWAFAKDLFRKGLDFDLFVGVTRGGAQVSIYMQEVFMVLTGKAKDYATIQARSYKGFFEAEEEVSVENVDAVIRHVKPGIRILVVDDIFDRGRTFLAVRDAIVAALPYPDVHLSLASLYYKPENTEVCIRPDYFYRIFGPRDWIVLPHELEGLNREEMAQKGFVWP; from the coding sequence ATGGAAACAGTCCATGAGAAGCAGTATATATCCGCAGGTCAGATGGAGCAGGATTGTTGGGCCTTTGCCAAAGATCTTTTTCGAAAGGGGCTGGATTTTGATCTTTTTGTCGGTGTGACCCGAGGTGGGGCCCAGGTCTCCATTTATATGCAGGAAGTTTTTATGGTGCTGACGGGAAAGGCCAAGGACTATGCGACTATCCAGGCGCGTTCATATAAGGGTTTTTTTGAGGCCGAAGAAGAGGTCTCGGTGGAAAATGTCGATGCTGTGATCCGCCATGTAAAACCTGGAATCCGTATCCTTGTGGTGGATGATATCTTTGACCGGGGCAGAACTTTCCTTGCGGTACGTGATGCCATTGTTGCAGCACTTCCATACCCGGATGTCCATCTTTCCCTTGCCTCCCTTTATTACAAGCCTGAAAATACCGAGGTATGTATCCGCCCGGATTATTTCTACCGGATTTTCGGACCAAGGGACTGGATTGTTCTTCCCCATGAACTGGAAGGCCTGAACCGTGAAGAAATGGCGCAAAAGGGCTTTGTCTGGCCCTGA
- a CDS encoding NCS2 family permease: MIAQINGFFKLAENRTSFRQEIMAGLTTFLTMAYIIFVNPNILGDAGMDKGALITATILAAAFATILVGLWANVPFAMAPGMGLNAFFAYTLVLGQGMAWQTALGVVFISGIFFLVLTLLGVRKWIIAAIPMELRLGTAAGIGLFITFIGFKNLGLIVSHPATLVGLGTLTTPVVLGLVGLALIAVFEVMKIRGSILVGIVVTTILGMVFGLVGVPDSFFSTPPSIAPIFMELDILSALKWGFAGAIFSFMFVDLFDSVGTVVACSYEADMVDKDGNIRSIDRVLEADAVATVAGALMGTSTTTTYIESGSGIAQGGRTGLTALSTGLFFLAALLFTPFIAVVPAFATAPALIVVGVFMFKNVHKIDFQNFEVALPAFLTIILMPLTFSISMGLCVGFIAFILVSSFSGNISKVHPVMWIIGFFSLIELLLKAL; this comes from the coding sequence ATGATCGCACAAATCAATGGTTTTTTTAAACTGGCGGAAAACCGGACCTCTTTCCGTCAGGAAATTATGGCAGGCCTTACAACATTTCTTACCATGGCCTATATTATCTTTGTAAATCCGAACATTCTGGGTGATGCAGGAATGGATAAGGGAGCGCTGATTACCGCCACCATTCTGGCTGCAGCCTTTGCAACCATCCTCGTGGGCCTTTGGGCTAACGTACCCTTTGCCATGGCACCCGGCATGGGACTGAATGCTTTTTTTGCCTATACCCTTGTGCTGGGGCAGGGAATGGCCTGGCAGACGGCTTTGGGCGTTGTTTTTATTTCCGGTATCTTTTTTCTTGTTCTCACCCTTCTGGGGGTACGTAAATGGATTATTGCAGCCATTCCAATGGAGCTGCGTCTGGGAACTGCGGCTGGTATCGGTCTTTTCATTACTTTTATTGGTTTCAAGAATCTGGGACTCATTGTGTCCCATCCGGCCACTCTGGTGGGGCTTGGAACACTTACAACTCCAGTTGTTCTTGGTCTTGTGGGTCTTGCCCTCATTGCAGTTTTTGAGGTGATGAAAATTCGAGGCTCCATTCTGGTTGGGATTGTTGTAACCACAATTCTTGGCATGGTATTCGGTCTTGTGGGAGTTCCGGACAGCTTTTTTTCCACTCCCCCCTCCATTGCTCCCATATTTATGGAGCTGGATATCCTTTCAGCATTGAAATGGGGTTTTGCAGGGGCTATTTTTTCATTCATGTTTGTGGATCTTTTTGATTCCGTAGGAACTGTTGTGGCCTGTTCCTATGAAGCTGATATGGTGGATAAAGATGGCAATATCCGCTCCATTGACAGGGTTCTGGAAGCTGACGCCGTGGCAACCGTAGCCGGTGCCCTCATGGGTACCAGTACCACCACCACCTACATTGAGTCCGGCTCCGGTATTGCTCAGGGTGGGCGTACCGGGCTTACCGCCTTAAGTACAGGTCTCTTTTTCCTTGCTGCCCTTTTGTTCACACCTTTCATTGCAGTGGTGCCTGCCTTTGCAACGGCTCCGGCACTGATTGTTGTGGGTGTATTTATGTTCAAAAATGTTCATAAAATTGATTTCCAGAATTTTGAAGTGGCTTTGCCGGCATTCCTCACCATTATTCTTATGCCCCTGACCTTCAGCATCAGCATGGGCCTTTGTGTGGGTTTTATTGCCTTTATTCTTGTCTCCTCATTTTCCGGTAATATCAGTAAGGTTCATCCGGTTATGTGGATCATCGGATTTTTCTCCCTTATTGAACTTCTGCTCAAGGCGCTGTAA
- a CDS encoding flagellar basal body-associated FliL family protein, translated as MRFFFWGALIFFLSGLVSCGGEREEDPRMLLIGSWRISHMNIHTILTLRNNGSWQSEDRMEGQHTKIIEKRGKSTGRWKMESKDRLVFSVETAEDAGMWPAGSLQTFDIEVLQPGKLILRHPETGRTSEWAKVRAQRPEQGEILVHQVVRMEPLIVNVARARVLERQRFLCMEMEFVLSLEHPVSNPEEIPPPPPLHPEVRETVLFYLSSLEYRDMNSFDRVKEFRLNMREILSPYFDNRLEEIEVRNIIVASSEESLEEFILGYPELRHEFGVMPPQRPVPQEAEVSASD; from the coding sequence ATGAGGTTTTTTTTCTGGGGGGCTTTGATCTTCTTTTTGTCAGGCCTTGTATCCTGTGGTGGTGAAAGGGAGGAAGATCCGAGGATGCTTCTCATAGGAAGCTGGCGTATTTCTCACATGAATATTCACACCATTCTCACCTTAAGGAACAATGGTTCATGGCAGTCCGAGGACAGGATGGAAGGTCAGCATACCAAAATAATAGAAAAAAGAGGGAAGAGTACAGGCCGCTGGAAAATGGAATCCAAAGACCGTCTGGTTTTTTCCGTTGAAACAGCAGAGGACGCAGGCATGTGGCCGGCCGGTTCCCTGCAGACCTTTGATATTGAAGTCCTTCAGCCGGGAAAACTTATTCTAAGACATCCGGAAACCGGAAGAACATCGGAGTGGGCGAAGGTGAGGGCGCAGCGTCCTGAGCAGGGTGAAATTTTGGTTCATCAGGTGGTAAGGATGGAGCCTCTTATCGTGAATGTAGCCCGCGCAAGAGTGCTGGAGAGGCAGCGTTTTTTATGTATGGAAATGGAGTTTGTTCTGTCGCTTGAGCATCCTGTGTCAAACCCGGAAGAGATACCTCCACCCCCTCCTTTGCATCCGGAGGTTCGGGAGACTGTCCTTTTTTACCTTTCCAGTCTGGAGTACAGGGATATGAATTCCTTTGACCGGGTAAAGGAATTCCGTTTGAATATGCGGGAGATTTTGTCCCCGTATTTTGATAACCGTCTGGAAGAAATAGAAGTCAGAAATATTATAGTGGCTTCCAGTGAAGAAAGTCTTGAGGAGTTTATTCTCGGGTATCCGGAGCTGCGCCACGAGTTCGGTGTTATGCCGCCCCAGAGGCCCGTGCCACAGGAAGCAGAAGTTTCAGCATCAGACTGA
- a CDS encoding AI-2E family transporter: MFKEIYNKWMHRYFSDEEAIIFTLLLLVFFLVIIFFSRMLAPFLVSVVMTFLLQSVVNTLQRFRMPRLPAVIIAFSLFLGFLLAVLFWLLPLIWQQILSLARELPGMVRAAQVWFVEMQSAYPQFLSQQHIDQIFTEASGELRKLGQWLVGLSLSSIPSLVAWLIYLILVPILVFFMLKDQEKLVAYVSSLMPEKRTLLSRVWNEMDDQITNYIRGKAIEILIVAGVTWACFVWLGLGYAELLALLVGFSVLVPYIGAAVVTIPVALIALFQFGTSSDFLWVMAVYGLIQLLDGNVLVPLLFSEAVNLHPVSIILAVLVFGGLWGFWGVFFAIPLATLLKAIFHAWPKLHTEDAAD; the protein is encoded by the coding sequence GTGTTTAAAGAAATTTATAACAAGTGGATGCACCGATATTTTTCCGATGAAGAAGCTATTATTTTTACCTTGCTGCTCTTGGTCTTTTTTCTGGTGATTATTTTTTTCAGTCGTATGCTTGCCCCTTTTCTTGTGTCCGTTGTCATGACCTTTCTGCTGCAAAGCGTTGTGAATACTTTGCAGCGTTTCCGCATGCCCCGTTTGCCTGCTGTAATAATTGCATTCAGCCTGTTTTTGGGGTTTTTGCTGGCTGTGCTTTTCTGGTTGCTGCCTCTGATCTGGCAGCAGATACTGAGTCTGGCCCGGGAGTTGCCCGGAATGGTCAGGGCTGCTCAGGTCTGGTTTGTGGAAATGCAGTCAGCCTATCCTCAGTTTTTATCCCAGCAGCATATAGACCAGATATTTACAGAGGCCAGCGGGGAACTTCGCAAGCTGGGCCAATGGCTGGTGGGTCTTTCCCTTTCAAGTATTCCGAGCCTTGTGGCCTGGCTGATCTACCTGATTCTTGTTCCCATACTGGTTTTTTTCATGCTGAAGGATCAGGAAAAACTGGTTGCTTATGTTTCTTCCCTTATGCCTGAAAAACGTACTCTTCTCAGCAGGGTATGGAACGAGATGGATGATCAGATTACTAACTATATCAGGGGTAAGGCCATAGAAATTTTGATTGTGGCCGGTGTTACATGGGCCTGTTTTGTCTGGCTGGGACTGGGCTATGCGGAACTGCTGGCCCTGCTTGTGGGTTTTTCCGTCCTTGTTCCTTATATAGGTGCTGCTGTTGTGACCATTCCAGTGGCACTGATTGCGCTTTTTCAATTTGGTACCAGTTCGGATTTTCTGTGGGTCATGGCCGTTTATGGACTGATCCAGCTCCTCGATGGTAATGTGCTGGTTCCCCTTTTGTTTTCTGAGGCTGTGAATCTTCATCCCGTATCCATTATTCTGGCGGTGCTGGTTTTTGGTGGTCTCTGGGGTTTCTGGGGAGTCTTTTTTGCCATTCCCCTGGCAACTTTATTGAAGGCTATTTTTCATGCCTGGCCTAAGCTGCATACAGAAGATGCTGCTGATTAA
- a CDS encoding quaternary amine ABC transporter ATP-binding protein — protein sequence MESENKIKIRVENLTKIFGPKSRIPEAQQLLEKGESKENILKKTKCGIGVSNASFTVMEGEIIVIMGLSGSGKSTLVRCLNRLIDPTSGKIFIDDEDITTLSPEELRRVRLTKLGMVFQNFALFPHRTVCQNAEYGLEVQGMPPEERREKAFTALEQVGLKGWENYYPNNLSGGMQQRVGLARALAMDPDILLMDEAFSALDPLIRSDMQDELIGLQQQLQKTIVFISHDLDEALKLGDRIILMKDGAIVQSGTAEEILTNPATDYVARFVENVDISKVLTAESVMIKPKAMASPEVHGPKSALRFMQKEGFSQIFVHDKKKQVIGLVSADAASEAMQRGEKDLFSIMQTDFIHVTPDTPAADLIPILADIPYPLPVLENGKMRGIIIRGSLLAALSERGRSNDNA from the coding sequence ATGGAATCAGAAAATAAGATCAAAATACGGGTAGAAAATCTCACCAAGATTTTTGGCCCGAAATCACGCATTCCCGAAGCTCAACAACTGCTGGAAAAGGGGGAAAGCAAAGAAAACATCTTAAAAAAAACAAAATGCGGCATTGGGGTTTCCAATGCCAGCTTTACGGTGATGGAAGGTGAAATCATTGTGATCATGGGGCTTTCCGGCAGTGGCAAGTCCACCCTTGTCCGGTGCCTCAACCGTCTCATCGACCCTACATCAGGAAAAATTTTCATTGATGATGAAGATATAACCACCCTTTCTCCCGAAGAACTACGCAGGGTAAGACTCACCAAGCTCGGCATGGTTTTTCAGAATTTTGCCCTCTTTCCCCACAGAACGGTCTGTCAGAATGCTGAATACGGCCTGGAGGTTCAGGGAATGCCCCCGGAAGAAAGGCGAGAAAAAGCCTTCACAGCTCTGGAGCAGGTGGGACTGAAGGGCTGGGAAAATTATTATCCCAACAACCTCTCCGGCGGCATGCAGCAGCGTGTGGGACTGGCAAGGGCACTGGCCATGGACCCGGACATTCTTTTAATGGATGAAGCCTTCAGCGCTCTTGATCCCCTGATCCGTTCAGACATGCAGGATGAACTCATAGGCTTACAGCAGCAGTTGCAGAAAACCATTGTATTCATCAGCCATGATCTGGATGAAGCCTTAAAGCTTGGGGACAGGATCATCCTGATGAAAGACGGTGCCATTGTTCAAAGTGGCACTGCCGAAGAAATTCTCACCAATCCTGCCACGGATTATGTGGCCCGATTTGTGGAAAATGTGGATATCAGCAAGGTTCTCACCGCAGAGTCCGTTATGATTAAACCCAAAGCCATGGCATCTCCGGAGGTCCACGGCCCCAAATCCGCCCTCCGTTTCATGCAGAAGGAAGGCTTTTCCCAGATTTTTGTCCATGACAAAAAAAAGCAGGTAATCGGGCTGGTTTCTGCGGATGCTGCATCGGAAGCCATGCAACGGGGCGAAAAGGATCTTTTTTCCATCATGCAGACAGATTTCATTCATGTCACACCGGACACACCCGCAGCCGACCTGATCCCCATACTGGCAGACATTCCCTACCCTCTCCCTGTACTGGAAAACGGAAAAATGAGGGGGATTATTATTCGCGGCTCCCTGCTGGCTGCCCTGTCCGAAAGGGGAAGGAGCAATGACAATGCCTAG
- a CDS encoding ABC transporter permease, which translates to MPRIPLGEVIETFINFLVTNFSFLTMAFTRIMESVISFMENTLMLLHPLLFIIAVSALVFWLTRKKGLSIFALAGLLLIWNMQLWEATVSTITLVLIATLTALIIGIPIGIVAALSHRVNRVVQPVLDVMQTMPAFVYLIPAIPFFGLGKVAAIFATVIFSMPPAIRLTCLGIQQVPEDLVECADAFGSTKWQKLFKLQLPMATPTIMAGVNQTVMLALSMVVIAAMIGARGLGGEVWRAIQRLQMGSGFEAGIAIVIVAIILDRVLQHLGSKKQ; encoded by the coding sequence ATGCCTAGAATACCCCTTGGAGAAGTAATTGAAACATTCATTAATTTCCTTGTAACAAATTTTTCCTTTCTGACCATGGCCTTTACCCGCATCATGGAAAGTGTCATTTCCTTTATGGAAAATACACTGATGCTCCTGCACCCCCTGCTATTTATAATAGCTGTATCAGCACTGGTCTTCTGGCTGACCCGAAAAAAGGGACTCTCCATCTTTGCCCTTGCAGGCCTGCTGCTCATCTGGAACATGCAGTTGTGGGAGGCCACCGTAAGCACCATTACTCTGGTTCTCATCGCCACCCTCACGGCCCTTATCATCGGCATACCCATAGGGATTGTTGCGGCCTTAAGTCACAGGGTAAACAGGGTGGTGCAACCGGTACTTGATGTCATGCAGACCATGCCCGCCTTTGTTTATCTTATCCCAGCCATACCCTTTTTCGGCCTTGGCAAGGTTGCAGCCATCTTTGCAACGGTCATCTTTTCCATGCCACCGGCCATCAGACTTACCTGCCTTGGCATTCAGCAGGTACCGGAAGATCTTGTGGAGTGTGCCGATGCCTTCGGTTCCACGAAATGGCAAAAACTATTTAAACTCCAGCTTCCCATGGCAACTCCCACCATAATGGCCGGAGTAAACCAGACTGTAATGCTGGCCCTTTCCATGGTGGTCATTGCAGCCATGATCGGTGCAAGGGGGCTTGGGGGTGAAGTCTGGAGGGCCATCCAGCGCCTGCAGATGGGCAGCGGCTTTGAAGCCGGTATCGCCATTGTAATTGTGGCCATTATTCTGGACCGGGTGCTTCAGCACCTCGGTTCCAAAAAACAATAA
- a CDS encoding glycine betaine ABC transporter substrate-binding protein has product MKRSVFLSLFTALMTLMILGSGTALAQKKVRLAYVEWDCSAASTHLVQAVLQEKMGYEVEILPVAAAAMFQAMATGNVDGMVTAWLPVTHADYYERVKNRVEDLGPIVGGARLGWAVPSYVNINSIEEINYHAARFKNRIVGIDPGAGLMRLSEQAMKDYNLDKMQLMEGSGATMTAALDTAIRRNEWVVVTAWSPHWMFGAWDLKYLEDPKGVLGGEEFIHALVRKDLKKDKPEVYNFLKNFEWKDAGQLQMVMAWDQERGADRYENAKRFIKENEEQVNSWLK; this is encoded by the coding sequence ATGAAAAGATCCGTTTTCCTGTCTCTATTTACAGCTTTAATGACCCTGATGATTCTGGGATCCGGCACAGCCCTTGCCCAGAAAAAAGTAAGGCTTGCCTATGTGGAATGGGACTGCTCCGCTGCCAGCACCCACCTTGTCCAGGCTGTTCTTCAGGAAAAAATGGGCTATGAAGTGGAAATTCTTCCCGTGGCAGCCGCAGCCATGTTTCAGGCCATGGCAACTGGCAATGTGGATGGTATGGTTACAGCATGGCTTCCCGTGACCCATGCGGATTACTATGAGAGGGTCAAAAACCGGGTGGAAGACCTTGGACCCATCGTAGGCGGTGCCAGACTGGGATGGGCAGTACCATCCTATGTAAATATCAACTCCATTGAAGAAATAAATTATCATGCGGCCAGATTTAAAAACCGTATTGTGGGCATTGATCCCGGTGCCGGACTCATGCGCCTTTCCGAGCAGGCCATGAAAGATTACAATCTCGATAAAATGCAGCTCATGGAAGGCAGTGGTGCCACCATGACGGCAGCTCTTGATACGGCCATCCGCCGCAATGAATGGGTAGTTGTAACGGCCTGGTCTCCCCACTGGATGTTTGGTGCCTGGGACCTCAAGTATCTTGAAGATCCCAAAGGCGTTCTTGGTGGAGAGGAATTCATCCACGCCCTGGTTCGTAAAGACCTGAAAAAAGACAAGCCTGAAGTTTACAATTTTCTGAAAAATTTCGAGTGGAAAGATGCCGGACAACTGCAGATGGTCATGGCCTGGGATCAGGAACGGGGTGCTGACCGATATGAAAATGCCAAGCGTTTTATTAAAGAAAATGAAGAACAGGTAAATAGCTGGCTGAAGTAA
- a CDS encoding undecaprenyl-diphosphate phosphatase: MGTAEIIFLSLIQGITEFLPISSSAHLILPSAILGWEDQGLAFDIAVHTGTLFAVILYFREDIKKLLYGWIGSMGGNQSEYGKMAWFLIIATIPTGLAGLMAGGIIETSLRSASVIAGTTLIFGALLWFADIRGKKTLAMESMNLKQALIIGLMQAVSLIPGTSRSGITITAGLMLGFDRKSAARFSFLLSIPIIVLITLYQAAKLIRQPEIYDIPALAAGAGLSFFSALLCIHFFLKIIEKMGLFPFVIYRFALGIGLCIFLFL, encoded by the coding sequence ATGGGTACAGCAGAAATCATTTTTCTATCTCTGATTCAGGGTATCACGGAATTTTTACCCATCTCCTCATCAGCCCACCTGATTCTGCCCTCAGCCATTCTGGGATGGGAAGATCAGGGGCTGGCCTTTGACATTGCCGTGCATACGGGAACCCTGTTTGCCGTAATACTTTATTTCAGAGAGGATATTAAAAAGCTGCTTTACGGATGGATAGGGTCTATGGGTGGAAATCAGAGTGAATATGGGAAAATGGCCTGGTTTCTCATCATTGCCACCATTCCCACGGGCCTTGCCGGACTGATGGCCGGAGGAATCATTGAAACAAGCCTTCGCTCCGCTTCGGTCATTGCCGGAACCACCCTGATTTTCGGGGCCCTGCTCTGGTTTGCCGATATCCGGGGTAAAAAAACACTTGCCATGGAAAGTATGAATCTGAAACAGGCCCTGATCATCGGCCTGATGCAGGCCGTATCCCTGATTCCCGGCACCTCAAGGTCGGGCATCACCATCACGGCAGGCCTGATGCTTGGCTTTGACCGAAAAAGTGCCGCCCGTTTTTCTTTTCTGCTCTCCATTCCCATCATTGTGCTCATCACCCTGTATCAGGCGGCAAAACTGATACGTCAGCCTGAAATCTATGACATTCCAGCCCTTGCTGCAGGGGCCGGGCTTTCTTTTTTCAGTGCCCTTTTATGCATCCATTTTTTTCTGAAAATCATAGAAAAAATGGGGCTCTTCCCCTTTGTCATATACCGTTTTGCCTTAGGTATCGGTCTCTGCATCTTTTTGTTTCTCTAA